A section of the Ruania halotolerans genome encodes:
- a CDS encoding heavy-metal-associated domain-containing protein, which produces MDTLTTTIDVTGMTCGGCVAHVTEELQSLEGVKDVSVELDAGGTSTVTVISDAPLNEQSLRAAVAEAGYDVAAID; this is translated from the coding sequence ATGGACACCCTGACCACGACGATCGACGTCACCGGAATGACGTGTGGCGGCTGCGTCGCACACGTCACGGAGGAACTCCAGTCCCTGGAGGGAGTCAAGGACGTCAGCGTTGAGCTCGACGCCGGCGGCACATCGACCGTGACCGTCATCTCGGATGCCCCCCTGAACGAACAGAGCCTACGCGCGGCAGTCGCCGAAGCGGGTTACGACGTCGCCGCCATCGACTGA
- a CDS encoding Hsp20/alpha crystallin family protein — protein sequence MTLMFDPFRDFDRRSNARGPRWMPMDLYRSGDEFVVDIDLPGVAPDSIDLDVDGNVLTVQAERVVAQPDGGRWLAQERPSGSYRRQLTLGEGLDADAISANYAHGVLTLRIPVAERAKPRKIAVQASDANAPIDSSEASRQVESA from the coding sequence ATGACTCTCATGTTCGACCCCTTCCGCGACTTCGACCGCCGCAGCAACGCTCGCGGACCGCGCTGGATGCCCATGGATCTGTACCGCTCGGGCGACGAATTCGTCGTCGACATCGACCTTCCGGGCGTGGCCCCCGACTCGATCGATCTGGACGTGGACGGGAACGTCCTGACCGTCCAGGCCGAGCGGGTGGTTGCCCAGCCCGACGGCGGACGCTGGCTGGCGCAGGAACGCCCGTCCGGTTCCTACCGCCGTCAACTCACCCTCGGTGAGGGGCTCGACGCTGACGCGATCAGCGCCAACTATGCCCACGGTGTGCTCACCCTGCGGATCCCGGTGGCCGAGCGGGCCAAGCCTCGCAAGATCGCCGTGCAGGCAAGTGATGCCAATGCGCCGATCGACTCCAGCGAGGCCTCCCGGCAGGTGGAGTCCGCATAG
- a CDS encoding metal-sensitive transcriptional regulator, translating into MTEQAIEQHEAPHGYVPEKDAYLKRLRRVEGQVRGIARMVENDTYCIDVLTQISAVTKALQAVGLGLMDDHLGHCVVDAARRSPEEGAEKVAEASAAIARLVRS; encoded by the coding sequence ATGACCGAGCAGGCAATCGAGCAGCACGAAGCCCCGCACGGCTACGTGCCGGAGAAGGATGCCTACCTGAAGCGACTGCGCCGGGTTGAGGGCCAGGTGCGTGGCATTGCTCGGATGGTCGAGAACGACACGTACTGCATCGACGTACTCACCCAGATCTCTGCCGTCACCAAGGCCCTCCAGGCCGTCGGCCTCGGCCTCATGGACGACCACCTCGGCCACTGCGTGGTCGATGCCGCACGCCGCTCCCCCGAAGAGGGTGCGGAGAAGGTGGCTGAGGCCAGCGCTGCGATCGCGCGGCTCGTCCGCTCCTGA
- a CDS encoding BNR-4 repeat-containing protein: MAASTQHDIHTFNDNGAWCWFQDERAIIDPETNTLLIGSVAAAEGPGGEQRSGNIELAVTDLASGSTEIVVLHERLEADDHNDPALWIRPDGRYLAMYTKHKSDNFQRWRISTRPHDAGEWGPEQVFDWTELTDGRGATYSNLHYLADEGRLYAFVRAINDDPSILISDDHGDTFRYGGKLFTRPKLGYVNGYTRYASNGDAPDGAGRIDLITTDHHPRNYDNSIYHGYISGGSLHRSDGAVVDESVLDPEAPSQVELTTLLASGSTLDDSPLTHAWTTDIRQGRAGQSGQIAAVLTARANDEPENSNFSDHRFVYARFDGAAWQVFPLAKAGANLLPHEEDYTGLASIDPYDLDSLYLSAPIDPRDGSALTRHEIFHGRTSDGGASWEWSPITEHSTEDNLRPIVVPGDPDTLAVTWFRGTMTASQHYDCRVVGIVSQRS, from the coding sequence ATGGCCGCATCGACGCAGCACGACATCCACACCTTCAACGACAACGGCGCCTGGTGCTGGTTCCAGGACGAGCGCGCCATCATCGACCCGGAGACGAACACCTTGCTGATCGGCTCTGTGGCGGCGGCCGAGGGCCCGGGCGGTGAGCAGCGCTCGGGGAACATCGAACTCGCCGTGACCGATCTCGCCTCCGGCAGCACCGAGATCGTCGTACTGCACGAGCGCCTCGAGGCCGACGATCACAACGATCCCGCCCTGTGGATCCGCCCAGATGGCCGCTACCTGGCGATGTACACCAAGCACAAGAGCGACAACTTCCAGCGCTGGCGCATCTCCACCCGCCCGCACGACGCAGGAGAGTGGGGCCCGGAGCAGGTCTTCGACTGGACCGAACTCACCGACGGGCGCGGCGCCACCTACTCCAACCTGCACTACCTCGCCGACGAGGGGCGCCTCTATGCCTTCGTGCGGGCGATCAACGACGACCCCTCGATCCTGATCTCCGACGACCACGGAGACACCTTCCGCTACGGCGGCAAACTGTTCACCCGCCCGAAGCTCGGGTACGTGAACGGCTACACCCGGTACGCCTCCAACGGCGACGCACCCGATGGCGCAGGTCGCATCGACCTCATCACCACCGATCACCACCCCCGCAACTACGACAACTCGATCTACCACGGTTACATCAGCGGCGGATCCCTGCACCGCAGCGATGGCGCGGTCGTGGACGAATCCGTCCTGGACCCCGAGGCACCCTCACAGGTGGAGCTGACCACACTGCTGGCCAGCGGAAGCACCCTCGACGATTCCCCGCTCACACACGCCTGGACCACAGACATCCGCCAGGGCCGGGCGGGGCAGTCCGGGCAGATCGCCGCCGTGCTCACTGCACGGGCCAACGATGAGCCGGAGAACAGCAACTTCTCCGACCATCGATTCGTCTATGCCCGGTTCGACGGCGCGGCCTGGCAGGTCTTCCCGCTCGCCAAGGCAGGGGCGAACCTGCTCCCGCACGAGGAGGACTACACCGGCCTGGCCTCCATCGACCCCTACGATCTGGACTCGCTCTACCTCTCCGCGCCGATCGACCCGCGCGACGGGAGCGCGTTGACCCGTCACGAGATCTTCCACGGGCGCACCTCCGATGGCGGAGCGAGCTGGGAGTGGAGCCCCATCACCGAGCACTCGACGGAAGACAACCTGCGCCCGATCGTGGTGCCCGGCGATCCGGACACCCTGGCGGTCACCTGGTTCCGCGGAACGATGACGGCGTCCCAGCACTATGACTGCCGGGTGGTCGGGATCGTCAGTCAGCGGTCCTGA